In Candidatus Aminicenantes bacterium, the DNA window GTCGAACGAAAATTTAAAACTGCCGGATGATCGCAAGATCTCCATCGCGGTAATCAAAGGCGCCCGGGCGGGGTACATATTCAAGCTCAGCAAGCCCTACATCCTGATCGGCCGGGGCAAAGTTGACCTGATAATCCCTGACAAGGAAGTTTCCCGAAAACACCTGGCAGTGGAAATACGAAATGAGAAAATCCTGCTCAGGGACCTGGGCAGCACAAACGGCACCTTCATCAACGGAGAAAAGGTGTCCATCACGGAAGTGGACGATCAGAGTGAATTCCGCGTTGGCCAAACCACTTTAATGCTGATTTCCACCCCCATTAACCGGGAGTTCGATAAGTAAATTGTGGCGTCCCCTGCGTCTCTTTTTTAACTTCACCCTGAGTGCCCTGGTTTTTACCTTCTTTGTTTCGGGGCTGATCCTCTTGCTCAATCCGGAAGTGCTGGTCACTCCGGGAGACTCCATGCTTTTGTTCACCTACCTGCTGTTGTACTACGGAATCGGCTGGTGGCTGGTCACAGCCATCCTCTATTTCTTTGTCCAGTTTGCCGCGGGGCGCAAATTTGCCGTCGGTATTATCTGGCCGCCGACATTGACCTATCTGTTGTCTTTTACCATTCTCGTCATTACGGCAATTTACTTTCTCAATTATGATTACTACCGCAGCTTCCTTTCCGCGGAGGCGGGCACTCTCTGGTTGCGCATTCTGATCGGCCAGTTGGTGCTGGTCATCACGGGCATGGTGTTTCTGCTCCAGAAAGGCAAAAGCAAACGCTGGATACAGGCAGCATTCCTGGCCTTCCTGAGTTATCAACTCCTGAACACGTTTACGGGAATGATGTCGATGAATGCCCCCCGGATTCCGGCAGTGAATCCGAAACAACTGGTCCAGGAAGTCACGCCGCGCCGGATCCGCCTGGTGATCGCCGACGGCATTTCAGTGAGCCACCTTTTGAGTCAGTCTTCCGAACAAAAATTGTTGAACTTCAATTTCTTGATCCAGAACGGTGTCAGGGCGCGCATTCATTCCTTTAAACCGAATTTCAGCCACTCACAAATCAACACCGTGTTGTCCGGCCTTTCCCCATCGGCTTTT includes these proteins:
- a CDS encoding FHA domain-containing protein, with the translated sequence MTSFFLWGYNTHMIIECPNCKAQYSVPDGKIHGRKKFKCARCQNVFAVDLKKEDSASKKDTAKIIQENITDSLWSNENLKLPDDRKISIAVIKGARAGYIFKLSKPYILIGRGKVDLIIPDKEVSRKHLAVEIRNEKILLRDLGSTNGTFINGEKVSITEVDDQSEFRVGQTTLMLISTPINREFDK